DNA from Thermococcus sp.:
CAACGTCAAGGTCATAGCAGCCACGAACAGGCCTGATATCCTAGACCCAGCACTCCTCAGGCCCGGAAGGTTTGACAGGCTCATAGAGGTCCCACTCCCCGACTTCCACGGGAGGCTCGAGATACTCAGAGTCCACACAGGGAAGATGAACCTCAGGGATGTGAACCTCCGCATCGTGGCCGAGATGACCGACGGAGCCAGCGGGGCAGACCTCAAGGCCATAGCGACCGAGGCAGGAATGTTTGCCATAAGGGCCAGACGTGAGTACATAACGCAGGACGACTTCCTCAAGGCTATAGAGAAGGTCTTCGGTTCGGAGCAGAGGCTGGCACAGCAGATAGCGATGCATGAAGTAATGTATGGATGATACCGCAGTCCGGATTTTCCTGTTCTCTATTCCTAATTTCCTTCTGGAGTTGTGTCTGGCAAGGATCATAAAGGTATTGGAGTGTTGAAAACTGAACTCCTCAAAACCCAGCTGTGGGTGGCTACATTTATAAATCCCCACCCTCATCGAATCCTGTGGGATGAGATGGTCAGCAAATTGCTAGCGCTTGATGCCTACCCAAACCTGCGAGACCTAGACTTCAGGATACTGAGGGGGGTAGAGTTGAACATGCGCAACCACCGCTGGGTCCCTCTGGAGGACATCTCCCGCTTCGCCAGGGTCGACGTTGAAACCGCCTCTTTTAAGTTGGGCAGGCTCGACAACTGGGGGCTGGTTGTCAGGAGAAGCGACATAGGTTACATCGGCTACCAGCTCACGATACACGGCTACGACGCGCTGGCAATAAGGGCACTATCGAGAAAGGGTGTTGTGGAGGCGATAAGCTCGACCCAGATAGGGGTTGGAAAAGACGCGGACGTTTACGCCGGCATCTCTCCATCTGGCGAGAAGATCGCCGTTAAGTTCAACCGCGTTGGTGGGAGAACCGCATCGAGGAAGGCTTCCTACCATGGAGATGTTTTTCAGGACAAGCACCATACGAGCTGGCTCTACGTGTCAAGGTTAATAGCAAAGAAGGAGCACGAGGCGTTAACGCTTCTGAGTCCAATAGCAAGGGTTCCAAGGTCGATAGCTTGGAACAGGCACGTAGTTGTGATGGAGTTCATACACGGCACCGAGCTCGCCAACCTGAGGGAGGCAGATCTGACGGGGGAAGAGGCAGACGAGATACTCTCAAAGGTCCTCAACGAGTACCTGAAGATAGTCCGCTTTGGTATTGTCCACTCCGACCTCAGCGAGTTCAATGTAACCATAACTGATGATGGAGACGTTCTGATAATAGACTGGGCGCAGCATATAACAACGGACAGGCCCGAAAGCTACGAACTCCTGAAGAGGGATTTAACCGTCCTATTGAATGCCTTCCGGAGAAAATGGCACGTTGATAGAGAGTTTGAGGAGGTATGGCCTGCCTTTGAGGAAGCCTGGAAAAGGAGCAGGGGTGAGTGATATGGGCGTGAGGGAGCGGGCGCTTGAACTCTTTCGGGAGGCCCTGCTGGCGGAGAACATGAGGGATTTAAAAACCGCCAAGAGGAAGCTCGACGATATAATGGACATCACCAGAAGAGAGGAGCCGGAGCTTTACTTTGAGGCCTGCTTCAGGATGGCGGAGGTGTTCATCCAGGAGGACAACTATCGCGGAGCCGTCAAGTGTGCCATCCGGGGAATCTACCGCGCCCCAAACGAGGAGCTCAGGAAGCTCGGGATAAGGCGGCTGGGCGATATACTCACCATCCTAAAGAGCGAGAACCGCCTTGAAAAGCTGGCCGAGAACATGGAGCCGACTTTAGCTCTGATAAAGAAAGACGAGGCCCTTTACAGATTTACTTTAACGCTCGTTGCTTTCGCACGGGGAAAGGAGGTAGAGGTAGACTCCCTCCCTGAGGAGTTCAAGAAAGTCCTAGATGGGTTTAGAGGATAGCATCGGTGATCCCTGTCACGTACTCTTTTTTCGGCCTCACAGGGAAATTATACGGTTCTTTTTTCGGCCTCTCGTTGTAGTACGGCCTGTTACAGCCCGGACAGCCATGGGTGGCAAAAGCCTCAGGTGAGACTAGCCCTAGGAGTTCCTCCTTAGGGATTCCAAAACCGGTGAGGTTGCCTCCATTATCAAATTTAAAGTCCCTAGGAGATGCGAGGTTCTTTTCAAGGAGGTACCTCGCGAGTTGAATCCTGCGATATCTCTTGAGGGACGGGGGTTTAGCGTTCTCAAGCCGGGTTCCCTTCACGGGAGTGAACGCAAAGAGGGAAACCTCGGCCTTCATGCCGTAGAGCCTTGCCATCGTTTCAACCATCTCCCTATCCGTTTCACCGAGGCCCACTATGAGGTGGACGAACGCTTTCCCAAGACCAAAGACATCGAGAACATCACGGGTGAAGGCCCACATTTCATCCCAGGAGTAGAGAGAGTCTTTGACGCTCTTATAAATCCTCTCACTCGCGGCATCAAGGCCGACACCGATGTAGTCAACCCCCCGCTCTTTGAACTCCTTCAACACATCCCGCCCAACGGGCGTTATCGAGACTGAAACCGGAAGGTTCAGAGGAGCAAAGCGATCCAGAAGCTCCAAGACGTCCTCAACCATATCTGGGTAATCTATTGTCTGGAGGCAGAGCCGGGAGAAACCGCCATTTGGGAGCGCCTTTAAAACGTCTTCAAGTTCAAAGGCCGGCCAGGTAACGCGCGAGAGTTTCTTCAGATTTGCCCCGCTCTCCCTAGCCTGGACGCAGAAGGCGCAGTTGTTCCTACAGTGGCCGGGCCAGTAAGTCATTAGATAGGCAGTCGTTGGCCTGGCAAGCATCTTACCATGCTTAAGTCCCATGGCAACGGCCGTTCCATAGGAGACTCTGATGAATTCAACCATTCCTACCACCTACAAAATAGGATATGGCCAAGATTAAAAGGGCTATCCCACTGAGGATGGGTAGGAACCCCAAAATCCCTGCGTATCCGAGGCTTCCTGCGGCGTATCCGAGGGTGAACTGACCACTCATCGTCCCGAGGTCAAAGAACATCGTGTAAACGCTCGAACCCATCGTCCTTATCCTCTGGGGCAGTTTTCCAAGGGCCATGAGCTGCATCGCCGGAACAGCAAGGCCGAAACCGGCACCGATGAGAACCGCGCTGGCATAGGAACCGGGGGGAGTTGTAAACCTAAGAAGGAGTAAGTAGCCGGTTATAACGGTAGTCAATCCCGCCGTGGAAACGGGTATCGGCCCCATTCTATCGGCGCTCCTGCCCCCAACGACCCTCGTAACGAAGCTCGAGATTCCAATGACCATCATGTAGGTTCCAAAGATCCTCTGTGGATAGGACAGCTCCTTATAGAGGGCAGGGAGAAAGGTGGTCACCCCGGCATAGGAGGCCGAGAAGAAGAGTAGTGCTATGGAGGCGGCGATGAAATATGGCTTTAAAAGCTCAGAGTAATCCGCTTTCTCCTCCCTCTCCACATGGATAACAATTCTCCCAATGTCCCTCTTTACCGGAATCACAAAGAGCGCCCCAACGGCCGAGAAGAGGGCCACAAGGGCAAAGGCACCGGAGAAGCCGAGGTAGTCTGAGGAGTAGCCGCCGAGGGCAGGACCGATTATGTTGCCAAGCGAGAACATCATACCGCGCCAGCCAAGGGTCTCGCCAACCCTCCCGACAGGGGCAAGGTCAACGGCGGTGGAGAGGCTTGAGGGAAAGAAGATACCCATGGAAAAGCCATGAAGTGCCCTCGTGAAGGCGAAGAGCCAGATGTTTCCGGTAACTGCCGAGACAACGTACAGGAGGCCCGAAACAAGGCTCAAGAGGTTTCCGAGGATCATCGACTCGAGCCTGTAACCCCTGTCACCAACGAGGCCGCCAATTGGCTTGGAGACAAGCGAGAGGACGGAGGTTATCCCCGCAAGCACGCCCACGAGGAAGGGGTCCGCACCGAGAGTTATCGCGAAAGGAGAAACGATGGGGTTGACTGAGCTTATACCTAGGAAGAAAAAGAGCGTCGACAGGTTGAGGAGCCATATGTTGCGGAAGTCCCTATCCACTAAACCCCAACCTCCGGTTTCTCCATGCCGTCCCTCATGAAAGCGTAGCTCATGTGTCTGGTGTTTTTCGCGAAGCCGATGTTTCCCTTTGAATCCACCATGATGATACCCATCGTGTCCGGGCCGAAATACTTGGTGGCGAGGCTGATCGCCGCTTCGCTCGCGGCCTGAGCATTCATGCCAAGGCGAATGAAGTCTGTGGCGCTCTTGGCTAAGGCAAGCTTTATCGCCACCTCTCCAAGGCCGGTGCAGGAAGCCCCAGCAACTTCGTTGGCGTAGGTTCCACCGCCGATTATAGGGGTGTCACCGACGCGGCCGAACATCTTGAGGAAGACGCCACCCGTTGATGTACCTGCAACGACCTCCTCTCCGTCGAAGGCAACTGCACCAACGGTGCTCCTCAATACTTCTGGATACTCCTTTATTAGCTTGTTCAGCCTCTTCCAGTGGTTAGCTTCGCCCTTCTCGAGGAGTTTCTTCCTGAGGTCTTCCCACTGCCCAAGTCTCTCGTCGGTTATCGGATTGTACTCCCCAAAGCCGAGCAGGCGGGCGAACTTTACGGCGCCTTCGCCACTCAGGAGAACATGGTCCGTCTTCTCCATAACCTTTCTGGCGACGCTTATCGGGTTCTTAACCCCCTGGATCCCGGCAACCGCACCGGCCTCCAGCGTTTTCCCGCGCATTATAGCCGCGTCCATCTCAACCTTCCCGTCGAGAGTGAGAACGCTCCCGGTTCCGGCATTGAAGATTGGGTTGTCCTCCAGAGCCTTAACAGCCTCTTCAACTGCATCCAACGCGGAACCGCGCTTCAATTCCTTCCAGCCGGCTAAAACAGCCTCTTTAACACCGCCAAGAACCTTTGGAATGCGCTCCTCTTTCTTAATCGTCCCAGCACCGCCGTGGACTATAATAGCGACCATGGGAATCACCGGAGGAAAGAAGGCTCGAACGGTTAAAAGGCTTATGGAAACGAAAAGATAAGGACAAAATCAGCTGAGTGCCATGTTGATTATAGTCTCCCCGATGTTCTCGAGGTACTCAAGGATCCTGCGGTAGCTCTCGAGGGCTATCGACTGGCGATAATCTATGGAGCGTATCTCAGCCTTGAGTTCGAGCATCAGCTTGTCTATCTTGCCCAAGTCGCGCTCCTCTATCTGGCTCATCATCTCGCCGAACTTCTCTTTCAGGTAAGGCACGTTTATCCCGCTCGGGTTCTCTGAAATCCTAGTTATATGGTCACCTATCCTCTCAATGTTACGGACAATGAAGAGTATGCCGAGCAGGTCAAAGGTTCTCCGGATTATGCCGCTCTCCTCGGTTATGCTGCGCCTGCTCAGCAACCTGTTAACAGCGCGGATCGTGAGGAAGTAGAAGCGGTCAAGCTCGTTCTCAAGATCGTTTATGTCGCGCAGAATTTCTTCGTCGTCTGGAGAGGCTATAAGGAGTTCGAGGTCGCCGAGCATCGACATGACCAGAGAGCGTATTCTCCCAAGGAGCTCGGAGAGGTTTATCTCATCCTCATCAAGGAGGCTCTTAGCAACTATCCTCTGCGGCTCGTCGAGGATTATCTCAACCCCCGGAAGGCTCTGGAGGACTTTCCTGACCTTGACCTTGTAGATGGGCATCTCCTCAGAGAAGTTAACCTCAAGGATGTCATAGCCCTGAATGTAGGCTGAGATGGCAAGGCGAACGGCCATGTCCGGCGAGTACTCGTGCGATATAGTTAGGATCTTCCTCTCACTTACTTCCCTCGGCTCCTTTGGGAAGATGGTTATACTTCCATCCGGGTTTATAGACAGGGGCACAACATCACCCTGACTCAGGCTGTTCTCGCGAACCCACTTCTTTGGAAGGGAAATTATGTATGAGCTTCGACCAGTAAATTGGATTTTCCTAAACTCCATAGATATCCCCGCCGATATATATCCTAACTTTAGATAAAAGATTCATTTCGATAAACTTATAAACGCTATGAGCAACGTTTCAGCATGCTCACCGAGTACGGCAGGGACGCGAGGATACTCATAGGGGCAAACGCGCTGGGTCAGACGTTCCTGTGGTTCTCGTTCTTCATAATGCCCTTCTACCTAAAGGCTCTTGGCTACGGGATGAAAACGATGGGGATGTTTTTCTCTGCTCAGACGATAGTCGGTGGACTCTTCTTCCTCCTGGCAGGTCCGATATCGCTCCGCCTTGGATACAGGAAAACACTGCTCTCAAGCGCCATCGTTGGTTTGGCAGGGAGGGTTTTCCAAGTCTCAGCCTCGAGTTGGTTCGTGCTACTCCTAGGTTTCATCCTCGTTGGAGTGAACATGGGACTCAGGCAACCGAACTACAACGCCTACCTGAGCGAACTTGTGCCCGATGAGATGAGACATGAGGCCTTTTCAAAGAGTTTCGGACTGGGAACACTCTTCAATTCGCTAGGCGTTCTTCTAGCGGGCTTTCTCCCCGGTTACCTTGTTGGGGCAGGCTTGACCGAGGAAACGGCCTACAGACTGACGTTTTCCCTATCACTCCTCCAGTTCGCTTTCGTCATACCCGCACTATTCATTGTGAGGGACGTTGCTGTTAGGGAGAAAAGGATCAGATGGGAAAGAAACTTGGTAGTTAAGATTCTCAAGTTCTCCCTCCCGAGTGCCATTATAGGTCTCGGCGCCGGAATAACGATACCCTTCATGAGTCTCTACTTTAAAATTCGCTTTGGTGAGACGCTCTCGGCCATAAGCTACGTCTTCTTCTTCCAGCAGCTGGCGATGGGACTCGGATCGTTCGGTCTGCCAGAACTCGTTAGGAAATGGGGGCCTGTAAAAGTTATAACATCCTTCCAAGGGGCGGCAACTGTCCTCTTCGCCGTTTTTCCATCCATTGAGACTTTCGCCCTGGCTGGGGCCGTTTATGTCGCGAGGGCAATACTGATGAACATAATCTGGCCCATAAACAGTTCATTCATGATGGGTTCCTTCAAAACGGAGGAAAAGGCCACTGCCAACGGAATTCAGCAGGCCTTCTCAACATTCATGAGAGGAGTGGGTAATTCCGTTGGCGGAACGCTCTTCGCAATCTCGCTGGTTTATCCGTTCTACGCCACCGCCGTTCTCTACGCCGTAGCAACTGCACTGTTCTATGCATTCTTCAAGAGGTACAACTGATCAGTCCTTGGCGAGTTCCTTTCCCCTCTCAAAGGCCCTGAAGTTGACCTCCCAGAACCTTTCGCGGAGGGTCTCCCTGATCCCAGTCTTTATGCTCTCATCCTCCAGTGGGATCAGCCCCCTGCCGAAGGCATAGCCGAGCATCAGAACGCCCAAGGTTCTGGGGTTTATCTTATCTGCCTCCCCCTGGAAGTCCGTCATGTGGGCGGGGCAGATTCTCCCCATTGCTTCTTTTATCTCGTTCAGTTCAGGGTACTTCTCCTTGCCAACGAGTGTCGTTGCCGTGTGAATCGGGTAGGCGTTGATTATCGCAGTGCTCTTCTTGCTCAAAAAGCGCGCGTTCCTTAAGGCCTCAGCAGGCTCAAGGGCGAGCATCAGATCAGCCTGGCCTTCCTCGATGAGCGGAGAATAAACTTCCTCACCGAAGCGGAGATAGCTGAGGACGCTCCCGTAGCGCTGGCTCATTCCAAGGGTTTCGCCGATTCTAACGTTGTAGCCCTCGTGCATCGCCGCGTTGCCCACTATCCTCGAAAGGGTCAGACCGCCTTGACCACCGACACCGGTTATTATTAGGTTGAACTCCATCCACATCACCGGATATAGTTAGTTGGGGGTGAATAAAAACCTAAGCCCCAAGAAATTCCGATCAGAGCCTCAGCTCCTCGAAGATTTTGAGCTTTTCACGCCCCTCCAGCTTGACCCAGTCGAAGATCGAGCCGGAGCTTTCCCCCAAGCGGAGCGTCTCGACGAGCTCCCTGTACTTTCCGCCCGCGATGCCGTTGGCTATCACCGCACTTCCCTCGGCGGCTTCCTTCGCCTTGGCCCTGCTCTCCAGTTTGAGAACTTCGACGGAGAAGCCGTAGGTTTCGAAGGCCCCCTCAAGGGCCGCTTTGACGTCGCCGAAAAACTCCGGAATCCTGGAGAAGCGACCGCTGAGGTAGACTGCGTCGGGCCTCACAGAGGGGAGCAAAGCGAAGACGTCCTTCAAAATGGCCTCGATCATCGCGATGTAGCCTTTCTGAACGTTCTCGTCCTCCCGGGCGAGCTTCACGAACTCCTCCGGGGAAACTTTGAAGGGGTCCACACCGGCCACGGATGCGGCACCGCCTTGGAAGAGGACCAGCTTTCCAAAGTCGTCCAGGGCGTTGGCCAGGGCGTAGGCGAGCTCACCGTCCATGAAGCCCATTCCCAGATAGCCGGGAAAACCGGCGGTTCCTGCCATGCCGTCAACTATCTGGCCGTTCCTCACAGCCATCGCGGAAGTGTAGGCGAAGCCCGCCTCGACCGCTATGAGGTTGGTCTCGGAGTAGGGGATTACCTTCCGCTCGGCCTCCCTGACTATAGAAAGGGCGGCTGTGAAGACCTTGTCCGCGGTTCCCAGGTCGACCCTGTTGGCCTTTCTCCATTCCGGAACAGTGGGGAGGTGGATAACGCCAGGAGTGAAGTAGATGTTGAGGTCTTCCGCATCCCTCATCAAGAGCATGAGTTCCCTGAGCCCGACTATCTTCAACCTCCTCTCGACGTCGGCCCCGGTTATGAAAGTGGCAAGGGCTATCTCGGCGTCGGTGGCCTCGCGGGCAGGCTTCAAGGGGATGCCGTAGCCGCAGGGACCGACTATGGCGTCTATCCTTCCGTGCTCGTCCTGAACCTCCCTGAGGACGTCTATGATGATTCCCGGGTTCTCGGTAACGCGGTTCCTGTCGACAGCGGTGTCTACGATGACCTTCCCAGTCTCGTCGTCGAAGCCGAAGATATCCATGCTCTTCGTCCCGGAGTCTATACCAACGGCCTTAACCATCGAGCACCACCCTTCCGCGGTTGTCGGCTTTCGTGATGAAAACCTCCCCTCCGTCCCCGTTCTCGCGGAGGAAGGCCTCAACCTCCCCCCTCAAAATTTCGGCCTTCTTCCGGCCATCGACGAGGCCGTAGAAAGTTGGCCCCCAGCTCGTCTGGCAGGCACAGTGAGCTTTGCTGAGCATCAGCTTGATTCCTTCGTTGACTATATCGCAGCAGTAGACGTTCTCCTGGTAATCACTCCAGAACTCTCCTAGGAGGTGGTTGAACAGGTAAAGGCCATCGCCGAAGGTTTTAATATCGCGCTCGACGAACGCCGGGAGGATCTTCATGAGGACGATCCTTGAAAGCCTGTCTGCCAGCTGAGGGGGCATTTTCTTGAGGTTTCCCAGGATCTCGTCTTCCCTCTTCCTGACCTCTGCAAGAGCCTTTCTAGGGTTCTCCGGCACGGCCACGACTAAGAACCAGTCATCTGGCATCTCACCGCGGAAGACGAGCGGGGGCACTACCTCCTCCCTCTTATCCACCGGGAAGCCGCCCTCGTAGATGAAGCCGCCCGTCTTCATCGCGTAGAACCCAAGGGCCGTTACAAGGCCGCGCCTCATCGAGAGTACAACCTCTTCGAACGTTAAGCCGAGGTTGAAGAGCCTGTTTATCCCCTCGCCTATGCTCAAAGCCAGGGTCGTGTGGAAGCCCAACCCCACCCACTTCGGGATGTACCTCCTGACCTCAACGCTCACCGGCGGGAAGTCATGACTTTCTCTAAAGCGCCTTATGAACCTCATGGCATCACCGTCGTTGGCGGTGTCTTTCTCCGCCGGTTTGACCTCCACCTCAAGGGGAGGCATCTCGATTGCGAAGCCGACCGTCCCATAGAGCCTCCCCATGTCGCCGCTCAAATCTGGGTTTCCCGTGTGGAGATGGGCTGGTGCGCGTATCCTTACCATCAGTTCACCCCCCAAGAGTGGAAGCTGGGACAAGTATTTAAGGAATGCGGGCCAATCAGAAAATATGTCCTTCGAGAAGTACTATGAGGTCTTTAAATCTTACAGCGACATCTACTCCGAGGAATACAGAAAGAGGGTTGAGACGCTTGAACCTCTCCTGATGAAGCACATGCCCTCCAAGGGAAGGGTTCTGGACCTGGCATGCGGCGCCGGCGGCTTCTCATTTCTCCTCGGAGACCTTGGCTTCCAGGTTGTCGGTCTGGACTCAAGCGAGGTCATGTTAGAGAAGGCCAGGGAATTCGCGAAGGACAAGCGCTCAAAGGTCGAGTTCATTAAGGGAGATGCAAGGAAGCTACCGTTCGAGGAGAACAGCTTTGACTACGTGCTCTTCATAGACAGTCTCTTCCACTTTGAACCACGGGAGCTGAATCAAATCTTCCGAGAAGTGGCAAGGGTTTTAAAGCTCAGCGGAAGGTTCATCGTCCAGTTCACTGACCTCAGGGAACTTCTCAGGGTCTTAATGAATGGAGCGGTTGTCGGGGCAGAATATTGGGTCAACAGAGTCTTAACCGACCCCGACGAGAAGACCGCTGTGATAGAGTTTCAGAGCGAAAAGGAGAGCTTCAGGGTGCGCTTCAACATCTGGGGCAAGACAGCTGTCGAGCTACTTGCAAAGCTCTATTTCAGGCAGATTCACAGTGAAAATCTCAACGAACACACCCACTTCCAGGTCTACGTCCCGGAGAAGTGAAAACGCTCAGTCTCCCCAAAGCTCCCTCCCGCGCACATACGTTGCTGAAACGTTCCTCTCGCCACCCAGTATCATTAACCCCAAGAGCAGAAGATTTAGGTTGTCATCGACCGCCATGTAACGGTACTCCTTAGTGCGGAGAAAGATTTTCAAAGCTCATAACCTACCCTTGTAAACCCTCACGGAAGGCACCAAAAGAGGGGTAAAGGAGAGGAAGTTAAAAGGCTGCCGGTCAGGCCTTCAGGCGGAGGCGTTTTATAACAAAATCCCTCTTAAGAGAGGCCAAGAACGGAGCCAGCCTCGGACCGCGGTCCTTGCCGATGAGGACGTTGTAGAGTACTTTGAACCACATCTTGCTTGGGACCCCACGCTTCTTGGCGGCGTCGAAGATGGCGTTGTTGAGTTCATCAACGGTGAACTTCTCGTTCTTCTCGAGCCATTGGGCCACCTCAAGCATTGCCTCCCTGATCTCAGGCGCAAGCTCGACCTCTGGTGGCTTTTTGAGGATGCTGAACTTCACGTCATCGGGCGCGTACTTCTCGACCCAGTTCTTCGCGAGCCTTATACGGAGCCTTATACGCTTAATGTCCTCCCCTCTCAGTCCCTCCAGAACGTGGCCCTGCTCCCTAAGGATCCTGATGATGCCCTCCTCGTCGAGGTGGGGCATCTGGACGAGGGTTACAAGGAAGCGGAAGGGAGCCTGAGCCGTGAGTCTCTCGGGAACCTCCGGCATGGACAGCTCGTAGGTTCTCTTCAGCTCTTCTTCCTCCTCAGGGTTCTTAGCCTTCTCGAGGCCGAAGTAGATGCGCTCGACTTTATCAAACTCGTCGTAGAGGTTGAGCAGCCCTAGACCTAGATCTATTTTGAGTTCCTTATTCGGCCGCGACTTGGCGTATATGAAGCGGATTATCCCAGGTTCAAGAACCTCGTAGAGGTCGCTGAGCAGGATAACGTTGCCCTTGCTACCGCTCATCTTGCCCTTCTGACCCTTGATTCCCACGAACTCGTACATGAGCGTCATTGGGGCAGGCCAGTTAAAGACATTCTCCACTATCTCCCGTCCAGTGTCGTAGGAGCTTCCAGCCGCTAAATGGTCCTTTCCTGCGGGCTCGAAGTCGACCTTGAAGTGGGCCCACCTCATCGGCCAGTCAACACGCCAGCGAAGCTTGACATTGCCCTCGCGGATGTCGGTCTCGCCTTCCCCGCCGCAGTGAGGGCACCTGTAAGAGACCTTCCACTCACCATCCCACCCAAGGAACTCTGCTTCCTTCCTGCAGTAAGGGCAGTAAATCATAACGGGCTGCCAGTCCTCCTCGAGCGGCGGCTGCTTGGCCCTCTCTCGGTACTTGTCAAGAACCGCCTTGATCTCGTCACGTCTTTGAAGGGCGAGCTTCACCTCCTCCGCGTACTCACCACTCTTGTAAAGCTCGGAGGCGTGGACGAAATCCACCTCAATTCCAAGCCTCGAAACCTCTTCCTCAAACTTCTCTATGAAGTGTTCCGCATAGCTGTCGTGGCAACCCCAAGGGTCGGGGACCTCGCGAACGGGCCTTGTGAGGTACTCCCTCCACCCCGGCGGGACGTTCTTCGGAACCTTTCTAAAGCGGTCGTAGTCGTCCC
Protein-coding regions in this window:
- the lysS gene encoding lysine--tRNA ligase; amino-acid sequence: MVHWADYMAERIIKERGDREEYVVESGITPSGYVHIGNFREFFTAYIVGHALRDRGKKVRHIHMWDDYDRFRKVPKNVPPGWREYLTRPVREVPDPWGCHDSYAEHFIEKFEEEVSRLGIEVDFVHASELYKSGEYAEEVKLALQRRDEIKAVLDKYRERAKQPPLEEDWQPVMIYCPYCRKEAEFLGWDGEWKVSYRCPHCGGEGETDIREGNVKLRWRVDWPMRWAHFKVDFEPAGKDHLAAGSSYDTGREIVENVFNWPAPMTLMYEFVGIKGQKGKMSGSKGNVILLSDLYEVLEPGIIRFIYAKSRPNKELKIDLGLGLLNLYDEFDKVERIYFGLEKAKNPEEEEELKRTYELSMPEVPERLTAQAPFRFLVTLVQMPHLDEEGIIRILREQGHVLEGLRGEDIKRIRLRIRLAKNWVEKYAPDDVKFSILKKPPEVELAPEIREAMLEVAQWLEKNEKFTVDELNNAIFDAAKKRGVPSKMWFKVLYNVLIGKDRGPRLAPFLASLKRDFVIKRLRLKA